A genomic segment from Paenibacillus sp. FSL K6-1096 encodes:
- the xylA gene encoding xylose isomerase — protein sequence MAYFETVSKVSYEGSRSTNPYSFKFYNPKEIVAGKTMEEHLKFAMAYWHTLTAGGSDPFGAETAVRAWDKLSTLDKAKARAEAAFEFMEKMDLQYYCFHDVDIAPEGASLREFYSNIDTIVDILEQGMKSSGKKLLWNTANMFTNPRYMHGAGSTCNADVYAHAAAQVKKGLEVGKRLGADNYVFWGGREGYETLLNTNMQLEQDNIARLFSMAVDYAKEIGFDGQFLIEPKPKEPTKHQYDFDAATCIAFLQKYNLDKHFKLNLEANHATLAGHTFEHELHVARINGMLGSLDANQGDPLLGWDTDEFPASIYDATLTLYEVLKNDGLGKGGINFDSKVRRPSFEPEDLFLAHISGMDVYAKGLKVAAKLLEDGVFENFIAERYSSFNEGIGADIVSGKATLASLADYALNNENPRPNKSGRQELLRATLNQYILTVE from the coding sequence ATGGCTTATTTTGAAACAGTGAGCAAGGTCTCTTATGAGGGAAGCCGTTCCACTAACCCGTATTCATTCAAATTCTACAACCCGAAAGAAATCGTAGCCGGCAAAACGATGGAAGAGCACCTGAAATTTGCAATGGCCTACTGGCATACACTTACTGCTGGCGGTTCCGACCCGTTCGGTGCTGAGACAGCCGTCCGCGCCTGGGACAAGCTGAGCACGCTGGATAAAGCGAAAGCCCGTGCAGAAGCTGCTTTTGAATTCATGGAGAAGATGGATCTGCAGTACTACTGCTTCCACGATGTGGACATCGCTCCTGAAGGCGCGTCCCTGCGTGAATTCTACAGCAACATCGATACGATCGTTGACATCCTTGAACAAGGCATGAAATCCTCCGGCAAAAAACTGCTGTGGAACACAGCCAACATGTTCACCAACCCGCGCTACATGCACGGTGCAGGCTCCACCTGCAACGCTGACGTATACGCACACGCTGCTGCACAGGTGAAGAAGGGTCTGGAAGTGGGTAAACGTCTGGGCGCTGACAACTATGTATTCTGGGGCGGCCGTGAAGGCTACGAAACACTGCTGAACACCAACATGCAGCTTGAGCAGGACAACATTGCCCGCCTGTTCAGCATGGCTGTTGATTATGCGAAGGAGATCGGCTTCGACGGACAATTCCTGATCGAGCCTAAGCCGAAAGAGCCTACTAAGCACCAATATGACTTCGACGCTGCAACCTGCATCGCATTCCTGCAGAAGTACAACCTGGATAAGCACTTCAAGCTGAACCTTGAAGCGAACCATGCTACACTGGCTGGACACACCTTCGAGCATGAACTGCATGTAGCCCGCATCAACGGTATGCTGGGATCACTCGATGCGAACCAGGGCGATCCGCTGCTGGGCTGGGATACTGACGAATTCCCTGCAAGCATCTATGATGCTACACTGACGCTGTACGAAGTACTGAAGAACGATGGTCTGGGCAAAGGCGGAATCAACTTCGACTCCAAGGTTCGCCGTCCTTCCTTCGAGCCTGAGGATCTGTTCCTGGCACACATCTCCGGTATGGACGTATACGCTAAGGGCCTGAAGGTAGCTGCCAAGCTGCTGGAAGACGGCGTATTCGAGAACTTCATCGCTGAGCGTTACAGCAGCTTCAATGAAGGCATTGGCGCTGACATCGTATCCGGCAAGGCTACCCTGGCTTCGCTTGCTGACTACGCGCTGAACAATGAGAATCCGCGTCCGAACAAATCCGGCCGCCAGGAGCTGCTGAGAGCTACATTGAACCAGTACATCCTGACTGTTGAGTAA
- the xylB gene encoding xylulokinase produces MKYVIGVDLGTSAVKTVLVDPQGKVAFEHSEAYPLSRPQPNWSEQSPEDWVKGTIASLKRLMEVSGAEPSQIDGISFSGQMHGLVLVDGEGKALRPAILWNDTRTTAQCRKIEQALGGKLIDIARNRALEGFTLPKILWVQENEPEVFAKAEVFLLPKDYVRYHLTGDYAMDYSDAAGTLLLDVGAKQWSAEIAEAFNLPLSICPRLVESFDQTGTLLPEIAAASGLLPTTRVYAGGADNACGALGAGILGEGRTMCSIGTSGVVLSYESNKDLNLEGKVHFFNHSEKDAFYIMGVTLAAGHSLTWFKETFAADKSFDELLQGVNAIPAGSSGLLFTPYISGERTPHPDANIRGSFIGMDSGHTLSHFTRAVLEGITFSLRESIEIVRESGKAITEVVAIGGGAKNEAWLQMQADIFGASIIKLESEQGPAMGAAMLAAYGAGWFGSLSECAEAFIRPAEVYTPNAEQAALYDGIFALYQDVYTQTRELNEKLASYRK; encoded by the coding sequence ATGAAATATGTAATCGGTGTCGATCTGGGAACCAGCGCGGTAAAGACTGTACTGGTTGATCCCCAGGGCAAGGTGGCGTTCGAGCACTCTGAAGCGTATCCGCTCAGCCGACCGCAGCCGAACTGGAGCGAGCAGAGCCCGGAGGATTGGGTCAAAGGAACAATTGCCAGCCTGAAGCGCCTGATGGAGGTATCCGGTGCGGAGCCATCGCAGATTGACGGCATCAGCTTCTCGGGCCAGATGCACGGGCTGGTGCTCGTAGACGGCGAAGGCAAGGCGCTGCGTCCGGCCATTCTATGGAATGATACGCGGACGACGGCACAATGCCGCAAGATTGAGCAAGCGCTGGGCGGCAAGCTGATTGATATCGCCCGCAACCGCGCCCTTGAAGGCTTCACCCTGCCGAAGATTCTGTGGGTGCAGGAGAATGAGCCGGAGGTGTTCGCCAAGGCGGAGGTCTTCCTGCTGCCGAAGGACTATGTGCGCTACCACCTGACCGGTGATTACGCTATGGATTACTCCGATGCCGCCGGAACCCTGCTGCTGGATGTAGGCGCGAAGCAGTGGAGCGCTGAGATTGCTGAAGCCTTCAATCTTCCGCTGTCCATCTGTCCGCGGCTGGTGGAATCGTTCGACCAGACCGGAACCTTGCTGCCTGAGATTGCCGCAGCCTCCGGCCTGCTGCCAACTACCCGGGTATACGCCGGCGGTGCGGACAATGCCTGCGGCGCGCTGGGTGCCGGGATTCTGGGCGAAGGCCGGACGATGTGCAGCATCGGAACCTCCGGTGTCGTGCTGTCCTATGAGAGCAACAAGGATCTTAACCTGGAAGGCAAGGTTCACTTCTTCAACCACAGTGAGAAGGATGCCTTCTATATTATGGGCGTGACCCTGGCGGCAGGGCACAGCTTGACCTGGTTCAAGGAGACTTTTGCGGCAGACAAGAGCTTCGACGAGCTGCTGCAGGGCGTGAACGCGATTCCGGCCGGAAGCAGCGGGCTGCTGTTCACCCCTTACATCAGCGGCGAACGTACACCGCACCCGGATGCGAATATCCGCGGCAGCTTCATCGGCATGGATTCCGGGCATACCCTGTCCCACTTCACCCGCGCTGTGCTGGAGGGTATTACGTTCTCGCTGCGTGAATCGATTGAGATTGTGCGTGAATCCGGCAAAGCGATCACCGAGGTTGTGGCCATCGGCGGCGGTGCCAAGAATGAAGCCTGGCTGCAGATGCAGGCCGATATCTTCGGCGCTTCCATCATCAAGCTGGAGAGCGAGCAAGGCCCGGCGATGGGCGCAGCGATGCTGGCCGCGTATGGCGCAGGCTGGTTCGGCTCCCTGAGCGAATGTGCGGAAGCCTTCATCCGTCCGGCTGAGGTTTACACCCCGAATGCCGAGCAGGCTGCCCTGTACGATGGCATCTTCGCCTTGTATCAGGACGTATACACCCAGACCCGCGAGCTGAACGAGAAGCTGGCCTCATACCGCAAATAA